From one Microlunatus sp. Gsoil 973 genomic stretch:
- a CDS encoding metal ABC transporter ATP-binding protein, producing MTAGGHVAEPVLRAEDLSVELGGLPVLRGISLTVHRGETVALLGGNGSGKSTLVRSLLGLTPLRRGRVHLFGTDAARFKDWARIGYVPQRSTINLTRAKVSEIVGSGRLGHRLPFVPPNREDRKAIKDALEVVGLNDRAAAEMQLLSGGQQQRVLIARALATRPELLVLDEPTAGVDLEHQRILADVLAELLRRGMAILVVLHEIGPLAPLVDRAIVLREGRVVHDGDLPRSTSELHDHHRIEHGGHEHTALDEERATPPAPSVAGPLDTRKGPA from the coding sequence ATGACGGCGGGTGGACACGTCGCGGAGCCGGTGTTGCGGGCCGAGGACCTGTCGGTCGAACTCGGCGGACTGCCCGTGCTCCGCGGCATCTCACTCACCGTGCATCGCGGAGAGACCGTTGCCCTGCTCGGCGGCAACGGGTCCGGCAAGTCCACCCTGGTGCGGTCGTTGCTCGGCCTGACCCCGTTGCGCCGCGGCCGGGTGCACCTCTTCGGCACCGATGCGGCCCGCTTCAAGGACTGGGCCAGGATCGGGTACGTCCCGCAGCGGTCGACGATCAACCTGACCCGGGCCAAGGTCAGCGAGATCGTCGGATCCGGTCGCCTGGGGCATCGGCTGCCATTCGTCCCGCCGAACCGCGAGGATCGCAAGGCGATCAAGGACGCGCTCGAGGTGGTCGGCCTGAACGACCGCGCAGCAGCCGAGATGCAACTTCTCTCCGGCGGTCAGCAGCAGCGGGTGCTCATCGCCCGCGCCTTGGCCACCAGGCCGGAACTGCTGGTGCTGGACGAGCCGACGGCCGGTGTCGATCTGGAGCACCAACGGATCCTGGCCGACGTCCTGGCCGAGCTGCTGCGCCGCGGCATGGCGATCCTCGTCGTGCTCCACGAGATCGGTCCGCTCGCGCCGCTGGTTGATCGGGCCATCGTGCTGCGCGAGGGCCGGGTGGTCCACGACGGAGACCTGCCCCGGTCGACGTCCGAACTCCATGATCATCACCGGATCGAGCACGGCGGCCACGAGCACACCGCGCTCGACGAGGAGCGGGCCACTCCCCCGGCGCCGTCGGTCGCAGGTCCGCTGGACACCAGGAAAGGACCGGCATGA
- a CDS encoding metal ABC transporter permease, with translation MEILGYPFMQRALIAALFTGLLAPAIGSYIVQRRLSLLGDGLGHVAIAGVGLALLTGQAPIPVAVVVCVAGSVLVEVLRQRGKATGDVGLAILFYGGLAAGVLMSAFAGGGTGALSQYLFGSLTAVTSGDLVVIGVLAVVVLVPTIGLAPQLFAVSADEDFARVLGLPVRVYNIVVVVLAAITVTLSMRTVGLLLVSALMVVPVAAAQNLVPGFYAALGTAMAIGVLVSVGGAAGSFYLDAAPGALIVVFAIGVFALSWPISTILARRRRIPVVITEPAEHPRIPTPHVLAGTHPHQHGDPDCDHPAVTHGDHLDYVHDGHRHAIHKDHYDEH, from the coding sequence ATCGAGATCCTCGGCTATCCGTTCATGCAGCGGGCGCTCATCGCTGCACTCTTCACCGGACTGCTCGCGCCGGCCATCGGCAGCTACATCGTCCAGCGCCGGCTCAGCCTGCTGGGGGACGGTCTGGGACATGTCGCCATCGCCGGCGTCGGCCTGGCGTTGCTGACCGGGCAGGCGCCGATCCCGGTAGCCGTCGTGGTCTGCGTCGCCGGCTCGGTGCTGGTCGAGGTGCTCCGCCAGCGCGGTAAGGCAACCGGGGACGTCGGACTCGCGATCCTGTTCTACGGCGGGCTCGCGGCCGGCGTCTTGATGTCGGCGTTCGCCGGCGGGGGCACCGGCGCGCTGTCGCAGTACCTGTTCGGTTCGCTGACCGCGGTCACCTCCGGCGACCTGGTGGTGATCGGTGTGCTGGCCGTTGTCGTCCTGGTGCCGACGATCGGATTGGCACCGCAACTGTTCGCGGTCAGCGCGGACGAGGACTTCGCCCGGGTGCTCGGTCTGCCGGTCCGGGTCTACAACATCGTCGTCGTCGTGCTGGCGGCGATCACCGTGACGCTGTCGATGCGCACCGTGGGCCTGCTGTTGGTCAGCGCGTTGATGGTCGTCCCGGTCGCAGCCGCGCAGAACCTTGTGCCCGGTTTCTATGCCGCGCTGGGTACGGCGATGGCGATCGGCGTGCTGGTGTCGGTCGGCGGCGCCGCCGGATCGTTCTATCTCGACGCCGCCCCGGGCGCCCTGATCGTCGTCTTCGCGATCGGAGTCTTCGCCCTGAGCTGGCCGATCTCGACGATCCTGGCGAGACGGAGACGCATCCCGGTGGTCATCACCGAGCCGGCGGAGCATCCGCGGATCCCGACTCCGCACGTGCTGGCCGGGACCCATCCGCACCAGCACGGGGATCCGGACTGTGATCATCCGGCGGTGACCCACGGTGATCACCTCGACTATGTGCACGACGGTCACCGGCATGCGATCCACAAAGACCACTACGACGAGCACTGA